Proteins found in one Anopheles aquasalis chromosome 3, idAnoAquaMG_Q_19, whole genome shotgun sequence genomic segment:
- the LOC126577676 gene encoding dynamin-like 120 kDa protein, mitochondrial isoform X1, whose protein sequence is MAQLLRGRSRIDPRFKHVRPVVYAVSRVNFSGFTSGNYHHGGGGGGAGSSQGTTGSQYNFHRQHDFLRPPNTGGWQYSHHQYRSYGMLIGRVLRGVLKLRYLVLGGAIGGGVTLNKRYEEWKDGLPDMKWLEEVLPDNEKWAGFTRNLLAVKDAVKDSIEIDPRLKQLSENKMNEWRQWFDQRLDNAIEAAETQQNPQIESSFQNLSEFISDLYGATKEELRAKNTVNAKGLGAEESRKRVDTLQAQVDSLQTEIMNVQLKYQREVEKLEKENRDLRQQYLIMKTNRKQPTKKRIKKSLIDMYSEVLDELSGYDTSYTTADHLPRVVVVGDQSSGKTSVLESIAQARIFPRGSGEMMTRAPVKVTLSEGPYHVAQFRDSDREYDLTKESDLSELRRDVEIRMRNSVRGGKTVSMDVISMTVKGPGLQRMVLVDLPGIISTQTVDMAPDTRDQIKHMTEHYMSNPNAIILCIQDGSVDAERSNVTDLVSQCDPLGKRTIFVLTKVDLAEDLADPNRIRKILSGKLFPMKALGYFAVVTGRGRKDDSIETIREYEEKFFKNSKLFQSGVTMSHQVTTRNLSLAVADRFWKMVRETIEQQADAFKATRFNLETEWKNNFPRLRESGRDELFEKAKGEVLDEVVNLSQVSAKKWEELMNNKLWEKLSSYVFENVYLPAAQSGSQNSFNTMVDIKLRQWAEQALPAKSVEAGWEALQKEFQHLMEVARRTPDHDDLYDNLKSAVIDEAIRRHSWEDKAIDMLRVIQLNTLEDRSVHDKQEWDQAVRFFETSVKEKLQATETTIGEMFGPSTSQKWLQWRSSTEEQTKRRHVKGELDKILDSDAKHSPTLSYDELTTVRKNLQRGNIEVETDYIRETWYPIYRRHFLKLALNRAYDCRKAYYLYSQQGNDCEINCSDVVLFWRIQQVIKVTANALRQQVINREARRLDKEIKEVLDEYGEDDEKKQQLLTGKRVQLAEELIRVRQIQEKLEEFINALNLEK, encoded by the exons ATGGCACAGCTACTGCGTGGCCGATCGAG GATCGATCCTCGCTTCAAGCATGTACGACCCGTGGTGTACGCGGTGAGCCGCGTGAACTTTTCCGGATTTACCTCTGGCAACTACCAccatggcggcggcggaggaggagcaggaagcaGCCAAGGAACCACCGGATCGCAGTACAACTTCCACCGGCAGCATGATTTCCTGCGTCCACCGAACACGGGCGGATGGCAGTACTCGCACCATCAGTACCGCAGCTACGGCATGCTGATTGGCCGGGTGTTACGCGGCGTACTCAAGCTACGGTATCTGGTGTTGGGCGGCGcaatcggtggcggtgtgacGCTGAACAAGCGGTACGAGGAGTGGAAAGATGGACTGCCCGACATGAAATGGCTGGAGGAGGTGCTGCCCGACAACGAAAAGTGGGCCGGCTTCACTCGAAATCTGTTGGCGGTCAAGGATGCGGTGAAAGATTCCATCGAGATTG ATCCCCGTTTGAAGCAGCTAAGCGAGAACAAAATGAACGAATGGCGACAGTGGTTCGACCAACGGTTGGACAACGCGATCGAAGCCGCGGAAACGCAACAAAACCCTCAAATTGAAA GTTCTTTCCAGAATTTGTCAGAATTCATTTCCGACTTGTATGGAG CAACCAAAGAAGAGCTACGAGCCAAGAATACGGTCAATGCGAAAGGGCTGGGAGCGGAAGAGAGCCGGAAGCGCGTTGACACGCTGCAAGCCCAGGTTGACTCGCTGCAGACGGAAATCATGAACGTGCAGCTAAAGTACCAGCGTGAGGTGGAGaagctggagaaggaaaaccgCGACCTACGGCAACAGTACTTGATCATGAAGACGAACCGCAAACAGCCGACGAAGAAGCGTATCAAAAAGTCACTGATCGATATGTACTCGGAGGTGCTGGATGAGCTGTCCGGGTATGATACGAGCTACACGACGGCCGACCATCTCCCGCGAGTCGTCGTAGTAGGCGATCAAAGTAGCGGTAAAACGTCGGTCCTGGAATCCATCGCACAGGCGCGCATCTTTCCCCGTGGCAGTGGCGAGATGATGACGCGGGCACCGGTCAAGGTGACGCTGTCCGAGGGTCCGTACCATGTGGCTCAGTTTCGCGATTCCGATCGGGAGTACGATCTGACGAAGGAAAGTGATCTGTCGGAGTTGCGACGCGATGTGGAGATCCGCATGCGCAATTCGGTGCGTGGCGGTAAAACGGTCAGCATGGATGTGATTTCAATGACGGTCAAGGGACCGGGGCTGCAGCGTATGGTGCTGGTCGATTTGCCGGGGATCATCTCAACGCAAACGGTCGACATGGCACCGGATACGCGcgatcaaatcaaacacatgACCGAACACTACATGAGCAATCCGAATGCCATCATACTGTGCATTCAGGACGGTTCGGTGGATGCCGAACGGAGCAACGTGACCGATTTGGTATCGCAGTGCGATCCGCTCGGTAAGCGCACCATCTTCGTGCTGACCAAGGTGGATCTGGCTGAGGATCTGGCCGATCCGAACCGAATTCGCAAGATCCTTTCCGGCAAGCTGTTCCCCATGAAGGCTCTTGGGTATTTTGCCGTCGTCACGGGCCGCGGCCGAAAGGATGATAGCATCGAAACGATCCGCGAGTatgaggaaaagtttttcaaaaactccAAGCTATTCCA AAGTGGCGTCACCATGTCGCATCAAGTCACTACGCGAAATTTGAGCCTGGCCGTTGCGGATCGCTTCTGGAAGATGGTTCGCGagacgatcgagcagcaggcGGATGCGTTTAAGGCTACACGATTCAATCTCGAGACGGAATGGAAGAACAACTTCCCGAG ATTGCGTGAATCTGGTCGAGACGAGCTGTTTGAGAAGGCGAAGGGCGAAGTGCTAGACGAGGTAGTGAACCTATCGCAGGTTTCGGCCAAAAAGTGGGAAGAACTCATGAACAACAAACTGTGGGAGAAGCTATCGAGCTATGTGTTCGAGAACGTGTACCTACCGGCGGCACAGTCCGGTTCACAGA ATTCCTTCAACACGATGGTGGACATCAAGCTACGGCAATGGGCGGAACAGGCACTGCCAGCGAAATCGGTCGAAGCCGGCTGGGAGGCACTTCAGAAAGAGTTCCAGCACCTGATGGAAGTGGCACGGCGGACACCGGACCACGATGACCTGTACGATAATCTAAAGAGTGCCGTCATCGATGAAGCGATCCGGAGACACTCATGGGAGGATAAAGCGATCGATATGCTGCGCGTAATACAGCTCAACACACTCGAGGATCGGAGCGTGCACGACAAGCAGGAGTGGGATCAGGCGGTACGGTTCTTTGAAACGTCGGTCAAGGAAAAGCTGCAGGCGACAGAGACAACGATCGGTGAAATGTTCGGACCGAGCACGAGCCAAAAGTGGCTCCAGTGGCGCTCATCGACCGAAGAGCAAACCAAGCGGCGTCACGTGAAGGGCGAACTGGACAAAATACTCGATAGCGATGCAAAACACTCGCCCACACTCAGCTACGATGAGCTGACCACGGTGCGGAAGAACCTACAGCGCGGTAACATCGAGGTGGAGACGGATTACATTCGCGAAACGTGGTATCCCATCTATCGACG GCATTTCTTGAAGCTAGCCCTGAACCGGGCTTACGACTGCCGTAAAGCGTACTATCTGTACTCGCAGCAGGGCAACGACTGCGAGATCAACTGTAGCGATGTGGTTCTGTTCTGGCGTATCCAGCAGGTCATCAAGGTGACGGCGAATGCGCTCCGGCAGCAAGTGATCAATCGGGAGGCACGCCGGTTGGATAAGGAAATCAAGGAGGTGCTAGACGAGTACGGAGAAGACGacgaaaagaagcagcagctgctgactGGCAAGCGCGTTCAGCTGGCCGAGGAACTGA ttcGAGTGCGACAAATCCAAGAAAAACTAGAAGAATTCATCAATGCATTGAATCTGGAAAAATAA
- the LOC126577675 gene encoding nucleolar MIF4G domain-containing protein 1 homolog, which translates to MKIRPQKNVRQGLVGGRGRGRGRVNQPKSRKELRKEKRQQKKINRFNYHNRSRKERYESAAGGGRDKGGGKKAGQHADSEDEEFPDNDVEDEEIDSDLCSGGEEDEEGQQKQQQQGQQGQQRSKSALLTNQLDVEREKEMMELRQYEESLKKKRIDQLEAANEEDDRIIKKYEKLLHINRRKNKEGVPKSFDDGLDYALELCTDDSIRKMYEAAKEAAELEENSSDEFVEDLQQAVGAESGVTTATNGKSSSSGEPDGVAGTGGKLSQKERRRVEKLRKMEEKHLGLDEFDDLGDYDSELDIEGDEEQDGDMDSDYSESDELYSGTDDDDDDEGSSEGEDGQDNQRKRKVQFAADSKQTKNGKKRKTAAYDSEEDEMSEQDEEAEKETGAGRFVLLNPSKKKANSAVKAKKSKKSTESEEDAESDDDTEEGDDGLDDLLDGLESDGSFEEDGGSETDNGDDGKDTNGDGTWEDIYGRKRDKAGNVIKEETVGTPGTAGGKYVPPHLRAKQEAQSSASDDPKRQEKLLRLKRQLKGQVNRLAEANVHRISIELDNLYMQNARFDMNSTLTSLLLEALVPPTLTPERMVLEHMLLVAILHANVGSEVGSHFLETVVERFFALLQTIATDENEAKQLDNCVQILCHLYTFDIVKGKLVYEMLQKLLECFNEKAVECILLVLRTIGFILRKDDPLALKDLIVAIQKKAANAPEELRKDPRVKFMLETLMAVKNNNMHKIPAYDPTLVEHFRKLLKGMITSGKYVSTMNIGLDDIVNIPERGKWWLVGSAWHGAPSTIGGKTPDAAGRDGAAGGQFSEQLLELARQQRMNTDDRRNVFCIVMSAEDYLDAFEKLLRLAIKDLRIVVSVIMHCSLAEKEYNPYYSVLSQKFCDYDRRYQLAIQFALWDRLKEVHSLKPQQLRNLARFITHLIGEGGLPLSCLKVVDFADLDKVSLRLMRQVMLGLLLPVEENKCLQVFSRIVASYKLKAFKDSLRLFMHHFLARGSASHKQLPEDQVQLLQQRIKQADQLLATEDSRIQFDDE; encoded by the exons ATGAAAATTAG ACCACAGAAAAATGTTCGACAAGGTTTGGTTGGCGGTCGgggccgtggtcgtggccggGTGAACCAGCCGAAAAGCCGCAAAGAGTTGCGCAAGGAAAAGCGGCAACAGAAGAAAATCAATCGCTTCAATTATCACAATCGCAGCCGGAAGGAACGGTATGAGAGtgctgcaggaggaggaagagataaGGGCGGGGGTAAGAAGGCGGGACAGCATGCCGACTCTGAGGATGAAGAGTTCCCCGATAACGACGTCGAGGATGAGGAGATCGATTCGGATCTGTGCTCTGGTGGCGAGGAAGACGAGGAaggccagcagaagcagcaacagcagggacAGCAGGGACAGCAACGCTCGAAGAGCGCCCTCTTGACCAACCAGCTGGATGTGGAACGGGAGAAGGAAATGATGGAGCTGCGCCAGTACGAAGAGAGCCTGAAGAAGAAACGTATCGATCAGCTGGAGGCGGCCAACGAGGAGGACGATCGCATCATCAAGAAGTACGAAAAACTGCTGCACATCAATCGACGCAAGAACAAGGAGGGCGTACCGAAGAGCTTCGACGATGGGCTCGATTATGCGCTGGAACTGTGCACTGACGACAGTATCCGCAAGATGTACGAAGCCGCAAAGGAGGCCGCGGAGCTGGAAGAGAACTCGTCCGATGAGTTTGTGGAAGATCTGCAGCAGGCCGTGGGTGCTGAAAGTGGCGTTACTACAGCAACCAATGGcaaatcctcctcctctggTGAGCCAGACGGTGTGGCGGGAACCGGGGGTAAACTTTCCCAAAAAGAAAGGCGCCGTGTGGAGAAACTtaggaaaatggaggaaaagcATCTCGGACTAGATGAGTTCGATGATTTGGGTGATTACGATTCAGAGTTGGACATCGAAGGGGATGAGGAGCAAGATGGAGACATGGATTCGGATTACTCCGAAAGTGACGAACTGTATTCCGgtacggatgatgatgatgacgatgaaggtAGCAGCGAGGGGGAAGACGGACAGGATAATCAGCGGAAGAGAAAGGTACAGTTTGCTGCGGATAGTAAGCAGACAAAGAATGgcaagaaacggaaaacagcCGCCTACGATTCCGAGGAGGATGAAATGAGTGAACAGGacgaagaagcggaaaaggaaaCCGGTGCCGGTCGTTTCGTGTTACTGAATCCCAGCAAGAAAAAGGCCAACAGTGCggtgaaagcgaagaaaagtaaaaaatccaCCGAAAGTGAAGAAGATGCCGAgtccgacgacgacacagAGGAGGGGGATGATGGATTGGATGATCTGCTTGATGGACTGGAATCGGATGGATCGTTTGAGGAGGATGGAGGATCCGAAACAgataatggtgatgatggaaagGACACCAATGGCGATGGAACCTGGGAAGACATTTATGGACGCAAGCGAGATAAAGCGGGGAATGTTATCAAAGAGGAAACCGTTGGAACACCCGGAACAGCTGGTGGTAAATATGTTCCCCCTCATCTGCGGGCCAAGCAAGAAGCACAAAGTTCGGCCTCCGATGATCCGAAGCGACAGGAGAAACTGCTTCGCCTAAAGCGCCAACTTAAGGGACAGGTGAATCGGTTGGCCGAAGCGAACGTTCATCGTATTTCGATTGAACTGGACAATCTGTACATGCAGAACGCACGGTTCGATATGAACAGCACGCTGACGAGCTTACTGCTCGAGGCACTGGTTCCGCCAACCCTCACACCCGAGCGTATGGTGCTGGAGCACATGCTGCTCGTTGCCATTCTCCATGCCAACGTCGGCAGTGAGGTTGGTTCCCACTTTCTCGAGACGGTTGTGGAACGGTTTTTCGCCCTTCTCCAAACGATCGCTACGGATGAGAATGAAGCGAAACAGCTGGATAACTGTGTGCAGATCCTGTGCCATCTGTACACGTTCGACATTGTCAAGGGTAAGCTGGTGTACGAGATGTTACAGAAGCTGCTCGAGTGTTTCAACGAGAAGGCCGTCGAGTGcatcctgctggtgctgcgtacGATAGGCTTCATCCTGCGGAAGGATGATCCGCTTGCGCTGAAGGATTTGATCGTGGCCATACAGAAAAAGGCCGCCAATGCACCGGAGGAGCTAAGGAAGGA cCCTCGCGTTAAGTTCATGCTCGAGACGTTAATGGCGGtgaagaacaacaacatgcACAAGATACCGGCGTACGATCCGACGTTGGTCGAACATTTCCGAAAGCTGCTGAAGGGCATGATCACGAGCGGAAAGTACGTCTCAACGATGAACATTGGGCTGGACGACATTGTCAACATCCCGGAGCGGGGTAAATGGTGGCTCGTCGGTTCTGCCTGGCACGGTGCACCGAGCACCATCGGGGGAAAGACACCCGATGCTGCCGGTCGCGATGGTGCCGCCGGTGGACAGTTCAgtgagcagctgctggagctaGCACGCCAGCAGCGTATGAACACGGACGATCGTCGGAATGTGTTCTGTATCGTGATGAGCGCCGAAGACTACCTCGATGCGTTCGAGAAGTTGTTGCGGCTCGCCATCAAGGATCTCCGGATCGTAGTGTCCGTGATAATGCACTGCAGTCTGGCGGAGAAAGAGTACAACCCGTACTACAGTGTGTTGTCGCAAAAGTTTTGCGACTACGATCGCCGCTACCAGCTGGCGATTCAGTTTGCCCTCTGGGATCGGTTGAAGGAGGTGCATTCGTTGAAACCCCAGCAGTTGCGCAACCTTGCACGCTTCATTACGCATCTGATCGGTGAGGGTGGACTTCCGCTGTCCTGCCTGAAGGTGGTCGATTTTGCCGATCTCGATAAGGTGAGCTTGCGGTTGATGCGTCAGGTGATGCTGGGTcttctgctgccggtggaagAGAACAAGTGCCTGCAGGTGTTCAGTCGCATTGTGGCGAGCTACAAGCTGAAGGCGTTCAAGGATAGTCTGCGGCTGTTTATGCACCACTTCCTTGCTCGCGGTAGCGCCTCCCATAAGCAGTTGCCCGAGGATCAGgtgcagttgctgcagcagcgcatcaaGCAGGCCGACCAGCTGCTAGCAACCGAAGATTCGCGAATTCAGTTCGATGATGAGTGA
- the LOC126577676 gene encoding dynamin-like 120 kDa protein, mitochondrial isoform X2, with protein sequence MAQLLRGRSRIDPRFKHVRPVVYAVSRVNFSGFTSGNYHHGGGGGGAGSSQGTTGSQYNFHRQHDFLRPPNTGGWQYSHHQYRSYGMLIGRVLRGVLKLRYLVLGGAIGGGVTLNKRYEEWKDGLPDMKWLEEVLPDNEKWAGFTRNLLAVKDAVKDSIEIDPRLKQLSENKMNEWRQWFDQRLDNAIEAAETQQNPQIETTKEELRAKNTVNAKGLGAEESRKRVDTLQAQVDSLQTEIMNVQLKYQREVEKLEKENRDLRQQYLIMKTNRKQPTKKRIKKSLIDMYSEVLDELSGYDTSYTTADHLPRVVVVGDQSSGKTSVLESIAQARIFPRGSGEMMTRAPVKVTLSEGPYHVAQFRDSDREYDLTKESDLSELRRDVEIRMRNSVRGGKTVSMDVISMTVKGPGLQRMVLVDLPGIISTQTVDMAPDTRDQIKHMTEHYMSNPNAIILCIQDGSVDAERSNVTDLVSQCDPLGKRTIFVLTKVDLAEDLADPNRIRKILSGKLFPMKALGYFAVVTGRGRKDDSIETIREYEEKFFKNSKLFQSGVTMSHQVTTRNLSLAVADRFWKMVRETIEQQADAFKATRFNLETEWKNNFPRLRESGRDELFEKAKGEVLDEVVNLSQVSAKKWEELMNNKLWEKLSSYVFENVYLPAAQSGSQNSFNTMVDIKLRQWAEQALPAKSVEAGWEALQKEFQHLMEVARRTPDHDDLYDNLKSAVIDEAIRRHSWEDKAIDMLRVIQLNTLEDRSVHDKQEWDQAVRFFETSVKEKLQATETTIGEMFGPSTSQKWLQWRSSTEEQTKRRHVKGELDKILDSDAKHSPTLSYDELTTVRKNLQRGNIEVETDYIRETWYPIYRRHFLKLALNRAYDCRKAYYLYSQQGNDCEINCSDVVLFWRIQQVIKVTANALRQQVINREARRLDKEIKEVLDEYGEDDEKKQQLLTGKRVQLAEELIRVRQIQEKLEEFINALNLEK encoded by the exons ATGGCACAGCTACTGCGTGGCCGATCGAG GATCGATCCTCGCTTCAAGCATGTACGACCCGTGGTGTACGCGGTGAGCCGCGTGAACTTTTCCGGATTTACCTCTGGCAACTACCAccatggcggcggcggaggaggagcaggaagcaGCCAAGGAACCACCGGATCGCAGTACAACTTCCACCGGCAGCATGATTTCCTGCGTCCACCGAACACGGGCGGATGGCAGTACTCGCACCATCAGTACCGCAGCTACGGCATGCTGATTGGCCGGGTGTTACGCGGCGTACTCAAGCTACGGTATCTGGTGTTGGGCGGCGcaatcggtggcggtgtgacGCTGAACAAGCGGTACGAGGAGTGGAAAGATGGACTGCCCGACATGAAATGGCTGGAGGAGGTGCTGCCCGACAACGAAAAGTGGGCCGGCTTCACTCGAAATCTGTTGGCGGTCAAGGATGCGGTGAAAGATTCCATCGAGATTG ATCCCCGTTTGAAGCAGCTAAGCGAGAACAAAATGAACGAATGGCGACAGTGGTTCGACCAACGGTTGGACAACGCGATCGAAGCCGCGGAAACGCAACAAAACCCTCAAATTGAAA CAACCAAAGAAGAGCTACGAGCCAAGAATACGGTCAATGCGAAAGGGCTGGGAGCGGAAGAGAGCCGGAAGCGCGTTGACACGCTGCAAGCCCAGGTTGACTCGCTGCAGACGGAAATCATGAACGTGCAGCTAAAGTACCAGCGTGAGGTGGAGaagctggagaaggaaaaccgCGACCTACGGCAACAGTACTTGATCATGAAGACGAACCGCAAACAGCCGACGAAGAAGCGTATCAAAAAGTCACTGATCGATATGTACTCGGAGGTGCTGGATGAGCTGTCCGGGTATGATACGAGCTACACGACGGCCGACCATCTCCCGCGAGTCGTCGTAGTAGGCGATCAAAGTAGCGGTAAAACGTCGGTCCTGGAATCCATCGCACAGGCGCGCATCTTTCCCCGTGGCAGTGGCGAGATGATGACGCGGGCACCGGTCAAGGTGACGCTGTCCGAGGGTCCGTACCATGTGGCTCAGTTTCGCGATTCCGATCGGGAGTACGATCTGACGAAGGAAAGTGATCTGTCGGAGTTGCGACGCGATGTGGAGATCCGCATGCGCAATTCGGTGCGTGGCGGTAAAACGGTCAGCATGGATGTGATTTCAATGACGGTCAAGGGACCGGGGCTGCAGCGTATGGTGCTGGTCGATTTGCCGGGGATCATCTCAACGCAAACGGTCGACATGGCACCGGATACGCGcgatcaaatcaaacacatgACCGAACACTACATGAGCAATCCGAATGCCATCATACTGTGCATTCAGGACGGTTCGGTGGATGCCGAACGGAGCAACGTGACCGATTTGGTATCGCAGTGCGATCCGCTCGGTAAGCGCACCATCTTCGTGCTGACCAAGGTGGATCTGGCTGAGGATCTGGCCGATCCGAACCGAATTCGCAAGATCCTTTCCGGCAAGCTGTTCCCCATGAAGGCTCTTGGGTATTTTGCCGTCGTCACGGGCCGCGGCCGAAAGGATGATAGCATCGAAACGATCCGCGAGTatgaggaaaagtttttcaaaaactccAAGCTATTCCA AAGTGGCGTCACCATGTCGCATCAAGTCACTACGCGAAATTTGAGCCTGGCCGTTGCGGATCGCTTCTGGAAGATGGTTCGCGagacgatcgagcagcaggcGGATGCGTTTAAGGCTACACGATTCAATCTCGAGACGGAATGGAAGAACAACTTCCCGAG ATTGCGTGAATCTGGTCGAGACGAGCTGTTTGAGAAGGCGAAGGGCGAAGTGCTAGACGAGGTAGTGAACCTATCGCAGGTTTCGGCCAAAAAGTGGGAAGAACTCATGAACAACAAACTGTGGGAGAAGCTATCGAGCTATGTGTTCGAGAACGTGTACCTACCGGCGGCACAGTCCGGTTCACAGA ATTCCTTCAACACGATGGTGGACATCAAGCTACGGCAATGGGCGGAACAGGCACTGCCAGCGAAATCGGTCGAAGCCGGCTGGGAGGCACTTCAGAAAGAGTTCCAGCACCTGATGGAAGTGGCACGGCGGACACCGGACCACGATGACCTGTACGATAATCTAAAGAGTGCCGTCATCGATGAAGCGATCCGGAGACACTCATGGGAGGATAAAGCGATCGATATGCTGCGCGTAATACAGCTCAACACACTCGAGGATCGGAGCGTGCACGACAAGCAGGAGTGGGATCAGGCGGTACGGTTCTTTGAAACGTCGGTCAAGGAAAAGCTGCAGGCGACAGAGACAACGATCGGTGAAATGTTCGGACCGAGCACGAGCCAAAAGTGGCTCCAGTGGCGCTCATCGACCGAAGAGCAAACCAAGCGGCGTCACGTGAAGGGCGAACTGGACAAAATACTCGATAGCGATGCAAAACACTCGCCCACACTCAGCTACGATGAGCTGACCACGGTGCGGAAGAACCTACAGCGCGGTAACATCGAGGTGGAGACGGATTACATTCGCGAAACGTGGTATCCCATCTATCGACG GCATTTCTTGAAGCTAGCCCTGAACCGGGCTTACGACTGCCGTAAAGCGTACTATCTGTACTCGCAGCAGGGCAACGACTGCGAGATCAACTGTAGCGATGTGGTTCTGTTCTGGCGTATCCAGCAGGTCATCAAGGTGACGGCGAATGCGCTCCGGCAGCAAGTGATCAATCGGGAGGCACGCCGGTTGGATAAGGAAATCAAGGAGGTGCTAGACGAGTACGGAGAAGACGacgaaaagaagcagcagctgctgactGGCAAGCGCGTTCAGCTGGCCGAGGAACTGA ttcGAGTGCGACAAATCCAAGAAAAACTAGAAGAATTCATCAATGCATTGAATCTGGAAAAATAA